A window of Phragmites australis chromosome 15, lpPhrAust1.1, whole genome shotgun sequence genomic DNA:
aacaagagaaaaaggaatatgttctagaggtcccctatcctgatgaaccagctgataatgctcctgccgcggatcggagggcttatgagaagcacaccaacgattcactggatgttagctgcctcatgcttgcctgtatgtcctctgagcttcagaagcaatatgagaacagggatgcccatgatatgattgtgggactccgaggcatgtttgagaaccaagctcgggccgagaggtacaacacctcaaagtccttgtttgcgtgcaggttaacagaaggcagtccagtcagtcctcatgtgatcaaaatgattggttacattgaaagcctggaaaaacttggttttccccttagccctgagttggctacggatgtaattctccagtcgctccctgcgagcttcgagccgttcattttgaactttcatatgaacagcatggagaaaagcatggctgaattgcatgggatgctaaaaactgctgaggaaagcattaagaagagctctagtcatgtgatgatggttcaaaaggatagcaaga
This region includes:
- the LOC133893553 gene encoding uncharacterized protein LOC133893553 gives rise to the protein MIVGLRGMFENQARAERYNTSKSLFACRLTEGSPVSPHVIKMIGYIESLEKLGFPLSPELATDVILQSLPASFEPFILNFHMNSMEKSMAELHGMLKTAEESIKKSSSHVMMVQKDSKKRKRKDKAKTSDEISSSKPKPVGKPKAGPAASDTCHHCHKTGHWRRNCKLYLEELKKKKGSKTSSSGTEKD